In Aquipuribacter sp. SD81, the genomic stretch CCGCGACGGCAACCGCGGCCGCGACGACGCCCGTGGGCACGACGGCGCCGGCGACACCGGCGAGCCACCACGTGCGCCGGCGGGCGGGGGTGTCACGGCGTGCGGGGGCGCGGTCGGGGTCGTGCAGGTCGCGCAGGAGCAGGGCGGCCACCAGCAGACCGGCGAGCGCGGCCGCCGAGGCGGGGACCGCTGGCTCCAGGCCGGCCTGCCACAGCGCGAGCGCGCCGGCGGCGAGGGCGCTCGCGCCCACGCCGAGGGCGGCCCACGCCGCGGGGACACGCGCCCGGGACAGCGACAGGACGACGAGGAGGGCCGCGAGGCAGACGGCGAGCACCGCGAGCCCCACGACGACGAGGACGACGACGTCCACGGGGTCGGGTGCGCCCGACCCACCGGCGGCGGGCCACAGCACGGCGCGGGCCCGGGGGGCGAGGTCGACGAGGGTCGGGAGCGCCGTCGCGGACGGGTCGGCCGCCACGGGGTCGACGAGCAGCAGCCGGGGCGCGGCCGGGACGAGCACCGCCCACGGGGCGAGCAGGGGCGCGGGCAGCAGCGCACCGACGACGGGCAGGACCGCCCGCCAGGTCGCCCGGGCGCGCCAGCCGCCGAGCGCGCCCACCACCGTGGCCGCGACGAGGAGCGGCAGCCACGTCGCGGGGGACAGCGCGACGACCACGGTCGCGAGCAGCCCCGTCACCGCGGTCGCCCGGAGCGGGCGGCGGCCGAGGCACGCGAGGAGGGCGACGGCGAGCAGCGGCAGCAGCACGTGGACGAGGAGCGTCCCGGCCCGGGGCGTGCCGAGCAGACCGGTGGCCGGCAGCACGGCCCACGTGGTGGCGAGCGCGGCGACCGGGAGGCGTCGGGGGACGACCGTCCGGGCGGCGGCCCACGCGGCGAGCAGGGAGAGCACGGGGGCGAGGGCGACGACCCAGCCGCGCGCGGTCGCGAGGTCGGAGCCGGCCCAGCCGTCGCCGCCGAGGAGCGACGCCGTGCTCGTCAGGGTGGCCCACACCGCGGTCGCGGGGTCGGCGGGGGCGGGCGTGCCGACCCCGACGTCGCGCCAGTCGGTGAGCGCCCGGGCCCACAGCTCGCCGGCGGCCGGGCCGCCCGCGACCTCGCCCTCGGGCGCGGTGACGGGCGGCGCGAGCAGCCCGCGCAGCCACGGCACCGCACCCAGGAGCGCCAGCAGCGGGACGAGGTAGGTGAGGGGGTGGCGGACGACGCGCTTGAGCGGGCCCCCCGCGCCGAGGTCGAGGTCGATGAGGTCGTCGTCGACCGGCCCGGACTCCAACGCCTCCAGCGGCACGGTGTCGTCGTCGGCGGACTCGTCGGGGCGCCGCGCGAGCGCACGACGCACCCGGTAGGCGTCGACCTCGTCGCGGAGCACCTGGGCCCGGGTGGGCCGCAGCGGGCGCAGGGCGGCGCTGGGGACCGCGCGGACGTGGCGCGAGCGCCAGCGGGAGCGCACCACCAGGTGCAGGTGCGCGAGCAGGTGCGCGAGGGCGGCGAGCTCGGCCCAGGCGTAGCCGGGCCGTCGCCGCGCGAGCCACACGGCCGCGCGCAGCGGCGTCACGAGGACCACCCACACCAGGAGCAGCGGGGCGAGGGCGAGCGGCGCCTCGGTGAGCCGGGTGTGCAGCCAGTGCGCACGCCGGGCGCAGGTGAGGCCGCCGCCGGGCCCGCCGGCGCGCGGCGCGGCCGCTCCGAGGCCGCGCCCCCAGCGCCCCCGCAGGGCCGTGGCCTCGCGCTGCCCGGACTCCAGGGCGGCGGCGTGGCGCACGACGGCGCTGGGCACCACCGACACCCGGTAGCCGGCCCGGCGGGCGCGCACGCACAGGTCGACGTCGTCGCCGACCAGCGGCAGCGCCGGGTCCAGGCCGCCCAGCTCGGTGAGGACGTCGGCGCGCACGAGCATGCCCGCGGTCGACACGACGAGCACGTCCCCGCGGCCGTCGAGCTGGCCCTGGTCGAGGTCGCCGGCGTTCACCTCGGTGAGGCGCCGGCCGCCCGGGGTGACGGTCGCGCCGACCTCGACGAGGCGGTGCGGGTCGTCCCAGCCGCGCTGCTTGCACCCGGCGACCGCGATCGTCGGCGCGGCGGCCACGGCCGCGAGCAGCTGGTCGAGCGCGGCGGGCTCGGGGGCGCAGTCGTCGTGCAGCAGCCACACCCACCCGGGCGCGCCGGCGCGCTCGACGCCCGCCCCCGCCCCGAGGGTGTCCGCGGCGACCTCGGCCGCCGTCTGCAGGCCGCGGCGCACGGACTCCCCCAGGGGTGTCCGGCGCGGCACGGTGACGACGGCGTCGACGACCTTGCGGTCCCCCGCCACCGGCGCGGCGAGCAGCGCGGCGTCGAGCAGCACGGGGCTGCTGTCGCGCGAGCCCGCGTCGACGGCCACGACGACGTCGGGCCGCCGGTCCGAGCCCGCGAGCGCCGCGAGCGTGCGCGGCAGCCACCGGGCGCCGTCGTGGCAGACGAGCACGGCGGTCACGTGCGGCCGGACCGCCGCGTCGGCGGTCCCCGCGCCGGTCCGGGGAGGTGTCACGGTGTCGATGCGTCCGACGGTAGCCACGGCGCCCGCGACCGCGGGGGACGCCCCCGCTCGGGGCGCACGGGTGTCGTCGGGCCCGCGCGGGACGTCACGGTGGTCGGGTCCCGCCGCGTCCGCGGCCTCGTGGCCGCGGTTCACACCACGCGCTTCTTGAGGCGGCGGCGCTCGCGCTCGGACAGCCCGCCCCAGATGCCGAAGCGCTCGTCGTTGCCGAGGGCGAAGTCGAGGCACTCGGCCCGGACGTCGCACGAGGAGCACACCTTCTTCGCCTCCCGGGTCGAGCCGCCCTTCTCGGGGAAGAACGCCTCGGGGTCGGTCTCCGCGCACAGCGCGCGGTCCTTCCAGTCCGGGGCCGGCGGGCGGCCGCCGGGCAGCAGCGGGAGCACGACCGCCCCGCCGTGGACGAGGACGCCCGGCGGCAGGTCGAGGCCGGCCAGCCCGTCGACGGCGTCGTCGAGGTCGTCGTCGTCCTCCTCGAGCGCCTCGAGGTCGTCCCCCACGGGCACGAGCTCCGGCGGCAGGGTCCGGGCCGCGGCGCCTCGCAGCGCCTCGTCCATCTCCTCCAGCGTGCGTGTCGGGTCCGCGGGTGCGGTCCCCCGTGCCACCTCGTGCACGGTCATCGGCAGTGCCATGACGTCCTCCTCGCCCCGGTGCTCGTCAGGCCCTCGCGCCGCCCGTCCACGGGCCCTGCTGTCCACGGGGGCCTGGCGGTCCGGACAGAACGACGACGTGGGAATTACACGCGTGTCATCCGGGTGGTGTCAAGCGCGATCGTGCTATCCGTGATCGACACATCACCTACCGTGTGCGGCTCGACGCGGTCTGCGACGACACGTCCGGTGGGTCCGCGCCGGCGTGCGCTCGACCCCGGTCCCCGGTAAGGGCGCCTCCCCCGGGTCGTCGTCGGCGGGCCCGGGCACCGACCGCCGGCCCCGGCCTCCTCGACGCCGGTGGCCACCAAGAGCCCGGGCCCCGGCCCGGGACGACACAATGCGCCGGTGCCCGACCTCGAGCCGCCCGCTCCCCCGCCCGGACCGCCCCCGGCCCTGCGCGTCGCGGCCCTGTCCGGCGGGGTCGGCGGCGCCCGGTTCCTTCGCGGCCTGCTCGGCGCGCTGCGCGCGCGCGACGTGGCGGCGGAGGTGACGGTCGTCGCGAACACGGGCGACGACATCACCCTCCACGGCCTGCGGGTGTGCCCCGACCTCGACACGCTCATGTACACCCTCGGCGGGGGCGTCGACGAGGCGCAGGGGTGGGGGCGTGACGGCGACACCGGTCACGTCGCCGCCGAGCTCGCCGCGTACGGCGCCGGACCGGACTGGTTCACCCTCGGGGACCGCGACGTCGCGACGCACCTCGTGCGCACGCGCATGCTCGGGGCCGGCTACACCCTCAGCGAGGTCACACGGGCGCTGTGCGAGCGCTGGCGACCGGGCGTACGGCTGCTGCCGATGTCCGACCAGCCCGTCGAGACGCACGTCGTCGTGCGCGACCCGGAGCGCCGCGCCGTCCACCTGCAGGAGTGGTGGGTCCGCGGGCACGCCGAGACCCCCGCGGAGGGCTTCCCGCTGCTCGGGCTCGACCGCGCCGTGCCGGCGCCCGGGGTGCTCGACGCGCTCCGCGGCGCCGACGTCGTGCTGCTGCCGCCGAGCAACCCCGTCGTCTCGCTCGGCCCCGTGCTCGCCCTGCCGGGGGTGAGGGACGCCCTGCGCGGGACCGCCGCCCCCGTCGTCGGCGTCGCGCCCGTCGTCGGGGGCCGCACGGTGCGCGGGATGGCCGCGGCGTGCCTCGCCGCGCTCGACGTGCCGTGCACGGCCGCCGGGGTGGGTGGGCTGCTGCGCGACGTCCTCGACGCCTGGCTCGTCGACGACGCCGACCTCGGGGCCACGCGGGCCGCGCTCACCCCGGCCGACCACCCGGACCGTGCGGATGTCGCCGTGCACGGCACCGACCTGCTCATGCGCGACCGCGAGGGCGCGGTGCGCCTCGCCGGCACGGCGCTCGACGTCGCCCTCGGGCTGCACGGCGCGACGGCGGGCGCGTGAGCGGGCGCGTGAGCGGGCGGGCGAGCGGGCGGGCGCTGCGGGTCGTGCCGCTGACGGGGGTCGGTGAGGTGCGCACGGGCGACGACCTCGCCGGACTGCTCGTGGCGGCGCTCCGGCGGGCCCATCACGACCTCGCCGACGGCGACGTGCTGGCGGTCTCGAGCAAGGTCGTCGCCAAGGCGCTCGGCCTGTGGCGGGCGGACCGTGAGGCGGCGGTCGCCGCGGAGAGCCGCGGGGTCGTCGCCGAGCGCGAGACCGCCAACGGCACGACGCGCATCGTGCGGGCGGCGGCGGGACCGGTCATGGCCGCCGCCGGCGTGGACGCCTCGAACACCGGCCCCGACGCGGGCGGGCGCGTCCTCGTCCTGCCCCTTGACCCCGACGCGGAGGCGGCCAGGCTGCGGCGTGACGTCGCGGCGCTCACCGGGGCCCGCCCGGGCGTCGTGCTCACCGACACCTCCGGCCGGCCGTGGCGGGCGGGTCAGACGGACTTCGCCCTCGGCTGCGCCGGGCTGCGGCCCACCGACGACCTGCGGGGCGGCATCGACGCCGACGGCGCGCCCCTGTCGGTGACGGTGCGCGCGGTGGCCGACGAGGTCGCCGCGGCCGCCGAGCTGGTCAAGGGCAAGGCGGACGGGGTGCCCGCGGCGGTGCTCACCGGTCTGGACCACCTCGTGACCGCCGAGGACGGGCCGGGAGCGGCCGGGCTGGTCCGCTTCGGCCCGTCGGACTGGTTCGCCCTCGGGACGGTGGAGGCGGTGCGCACGGCCCTCGGCTGCCCGCCCGGCACGGCCGGGGTGCCGCTCGCCCCCGCCGCACCGGACCCCGGCGGGCCCGGCGTGCTGGCGCGCGCCGCGGCGGTAGCCGCCTCCGGTGCGGCGGCCGACGGCCTGGTCGGGACCGTGCGGCCCGACGCGGCGGCCGGCACCGTGGTCGTCGAGGGACCCGACGCCGTCGCGGTGGGCCGGCTCGCCGAACGGGTCGTGGTCGCCGCCCGGGCCGAGGGGCTGCGGTGCCACGTGGACGCCGCACCGCCCGCCTCCCCGGGCCCGACGACGACGGTCGCGGTCGTGGTCCGCCCGGTGCGGTAGCCCGGTAAGGGCCCCGGCCCGCTCGTCAGGAGCGCCCGCCCGAGCCCGCCGGGGTGTGGGTCGGCAGCGTGAAGCGGGGACCGCGCCGGGGCCGGGCGACGCCCGCGAGCTCGAGCAGGCGCTGCACGCGGTAGCGGTGACCGGCGTAGCAGTCGATGACCTCGGCGCACGCGTCGTCGTCGAGCACGTGCCCGGTGAGCGCCCACGTCACGTTCTTCGCGACGTGGTAGTCGTCGAAGCTGAAGGCGTCGGCGTCGCCGTGGGCGCGCTGCCGGACCTCCGCCGACGTCCAGCGACCCACCCCCGGCAGGGTCCGCAGGGCCCGGTCGGCCTCCGCCGCCGCGCCGCCGAGGGTCGCCTCGAGGCGTCCCGCGACCCGCGCGGCCCGCATCACGACGGCGCTGCGGCGCCCCTCCACCCCCGCGCGCAGCCACTCCCACGTCGGCACCCGCAGCCACTGCGCGGGCGTCGGCGGCACGAGCATGCCCGCGGCCGGCCCACCCTCGAGCGCGGGCGCGCCGGGCGCGGGCTCCCCGTAGCGGCGCACGAGCAGGCGCACCGCGCGACGGGCCTCCTTGCCGGTCACCACCTGCTCCAGCGCCGCCCACACGAGCGCCTCGACCACGGCCCGCGACCGGGGGGTCCGCACCCCCGGCCGGGCGCGCCACGCCTCCACGAGCAGCCGGTGCTCAGGCCGCGGCCGGAAGTCGGCGAAGCCGGGGCCGTCGCCGCCCTCGCCGCCGTCGTCGCGTGCCCCGAGCAGGTCGGGCACGCCGTCGAGCACCCACGCCCGTCCCGGGCCCCACGCCTCGGCGAGCACGAGGCCGAGCGGGGCGACGACCCGCACGTGGAGCAGGGCGGCGCCGTCGGGGGTCCGGGTGGCACGCCACAGCCCTTCGGCGCCGGCGCGGCGGTGCGAGGGGTCACCCGAGCCGCGCACGAGCGTGCCGAGCGTGCCGGCGAGGTCGACGGGGCGGCCGGGCCGCCACTCGCGGACCGCCCGCGCGTCGCTCACGTCCGGCCACCGGCGTCGGGCGGGCTGGCGGCGCGGTGGGCGCGGGACCGCCGGCGCTCCACGACGAGCGCGGCGCCGGCGAGCCCGAGGTCCGCCGCGGTCATGAGCACGCGCGACACGACGGCCACGAGCAGCGCGCGGCCCGGCGACATGACACCGGACAGCATGAGCACGAGGGCGGCCTCGCGCGCGCCCGCGCCCGCGGGGCTGATGACGGTGACGAAGCCGACGCACCAGGCCAGCGCGAAGGCCGTGACCCCCAGCACGACGAGGCGGACCGAGAGCCCGATGTCGCCGACCCGGGAGACGAGCACGACCGTCTGCGCCCCGATCGACAGCCACGACGCGAAGGCGAGGCCGGTGGTGCGCCAGGCCCCGCGGTGGCTGATGGTGTGCTCCAGGGGCGGGCGGCGCGCCAGCGCGAGGACGCGGGCCAGGACCCGGTTGAGGACCGGCGGCCACAGCAGCACGAGCAGCGGGACGACGAGCAGGGCCACCCACGAGTAGCCGCCCGGCAGCAGGTCCGGCACGAGCGCGAAGCCCGACACCCCGAGGACGAGGGCGGTCGCGAAGACCACGACGACGTGGACCACCGTGGCCGAGGCGGAGCGGCGGCGGGACACGCCGTGGTCGGCGGCGAGCTCGACCTGCGCGACGACGTGCCACAGGCTGCCGGGCAGGTACTTGCCGAGCTGGCCGACGAGGAACACGTGGGCGGTCGGGCCCGCCCCGAGCCGGCTGCCGAGGTCGGCGAGCACCGAGCGCCACGCCGCGGCCGACAGCAGGACGTTGCCGACGGTGAAGACGAGCGCGAGCACGAGGCTGGCCGGGCCGAGGCGGCGGACGCCGAGCAGGAACTCGCGCCCGTCGAGGGCCAGCGCGACGGCCGCGAGCGCGACGGTGATGCCGAGGAAGCCGAGCCGGAACGCCCGGGAGCGCACGAGCGAGGACAGCCTTGCGAGCCTGCTGCCCCGCGACCGCCGACCCTGCTCCACTGCACCTCCGCGCGCGGCCGGTGCCCGTGGGCTGCTCAGGGACTGTCCCTCGAGCGGACGATGAGGTCGGCCAGCAGCGCCATCATGCCGATGAGCAGCCCGCTCAGCAGGATGAGGACGGTGTTGTCGGCGAGGCTGAACAGCGCCGTGAACTGGTCGTAGACGAGCTTGGCGCCGCCGAGGACGAGCAGCCCGAGGGAGACCGGCAGCAGGACCCGCAGCGGGTCGAAGTACATGACCATGCGCAGCACCTGCAGCAGGTAGCGGTAGGCGTCGCGGAAGAACTTGAACTTCGAGACCCCGGCGCGCTTCCGGTACTCGATCGGCACGTAGCGGATGTCGTGCTGGTTGGACAGGAACGAGATCGTCAGCGTCGTCACGCACGAGAAGCCGGGCGGGAGCAGCCGCAGGTACGGCAGCGCGACCTCCCGCCGGAAGGCCCGCAGCCCGGAGTTGAGGTCGGGGATGCGCTGCTTGGTGAGGGTCTCGGCGAACTTGCGGATGAACCACTTCGCGGGCACGCGGGCCCACTTGTGCGTGCCCTCCTCGGTGAGCCGGGCGCCCACGACCTGGTCGATGGAGGGGTCGTCGAGGACCGCGCGCACGAGCTCGGGGATGCGCTCGTTGGGGTAGGTCATGTCGGCGTCGGTCCACACGACGATCTCGCCGCGCGCCTCGCGCGTGCCGATGCGGCGCGCCGTCCCCGCCCCGCCGTTGCGGCGGAACGGCAGCAGCCGCATGCGGGGGAAGCGGTCCTGGGCGGCCCGCAGCACCTCGAGGGTGTCGTCGGTGGACGCGTCGTCGACGACGAGCAGCTCGTACGACATGCCGTCGGCCTCGAGGGCGGCGCTGATGCGCTCGACCTCGGCCAGCACGTGGTCCTGCTCGTTGTAGCAGGGCAGCACCACGGTGGCGGTGACCCGGCGGGGCCCGTCGTCGAACGCCTGCTCCACGGCGCGGCCCACGGCCTCCTCCACGGCACGCTCGACCGCGGGCCCCGGGGCGCCGGGGGTACCCGGGAGCACCTGGGGCGCGGTCGCGGGCGCGTGCGGGCCCGTCGTCGTCTCGTCCATCTCAGGAGCAGCGTAGGCGAGCGGGCTGGCAGTCTCGTCGACGTGAGCGCACCGACCCCCGTCCCGGCCCCCGTCGACGTCCCCCGGCTGCTGCACCTGCTGCGCGTCGAGCCGCAGCCGCGGCTCACGTGGGTGTCCCGGGACGGCGAGCGCGTCGAGCTGTCCGGACGCGTGCTCGTCAACTGGGTGGCGAAGACCGCGAACCTGCTCGGCACCGACTGCGGGGTCGGCCCGCACGACGTGCTGCGCACCGCGCTCGGACCCGCCTGGCGGGCCCCGGTCATGTGGCTGGCCGCGTGGCACCTCGGCCTCGAGGTGGCCGCCCACGGCGCGGGTGACGTGCCCGCCGACGCGGACGCCGACGTGTGGGTGGTGCCCGAGGGCGCCGACGCGCCCGGCGGCACCCCCGACGTGCTCGTGGTGCCGCACGCGGCGCTCGCGCCCGCCGCGGCGGACACCCGCGTCGGCAGCCACGGCTGGGTCGACTACGCCGCGGAGGTGCGGCTGCACCCCGACGCGCTGCCCCCCGGCGAGGCGGCCGCGGCGGCGGCCCGGGCGGGCGAGGTGCGCGCGAGCGGCGGGGCGCGCCGGCTGCTGGACCCCGAGGCGGGACCGGAGGACGTGCTGGGGGTCTGGGCCGACGGGGGCTCCGTCGTGTGGCACGACGGCCTCGGCGACGACGCGCTCGAGCGTCTCGCCGCCCAGGAGCACGCGACCCCCTGACGTCGCCGCCCCGCCCGCTCGCGTCGGGGGACGCCGCGCACGTCACCGTCGCGGCGACGGTGCGCGCCGTCCCACGACTGCGGCCGCCCCCGGGTCGGAGGACGCCGCGCACGTCACCGTCGCGGCGACTGCGCGCCGTCCCACGACCGAGGGGGTGGCCGTCAGAGGTCGGCGAGGACCTCGTCGGCGGCCTCCTGCCAGCGCAGGCGCCACGGGCCGATCGGCTCGACGCCGAGGCGGCGCAGCGGCTGCGGGGCCAGCACCGACCAGCCCTCGGGCTCGACGGTGCCGCCGAGCACCTCGGCCCCGTGCCCGTCCGCTCCGCCTCGGTCGTGGTCGTCGCCGTGGTCGTGCTCGTGGTCCTCGCCGTGCTCGCGGTCCTCGGCGGGTCCGTGGTCGTGACCCTCCGGGCCGGTCCCGGACCCGTCCGGCCCGGCCGCCTCGACGGGCTCGAGCACGTCGAGGTCGCGCCCGAGCGACTCCCACACCTCCAGCGCCCAGCCGAAGCGGTCCGTCCAGCCCATCGCCGAGGCGGGGTAGACGCCCGCCGGCACCCGCTGCTCCAGCAGACCGACGACCACGCGGGCGACGTCGGCGGTCCAGGTCGGCTGCCCCTGCCACACCGCGGGCACGCGGAGGGCGTCGACCTCGCGGCCGAGGCGCGCGAGCCGGCGCGGCAGGCACTCGCCGTGCGCGCCGTACAGCCAGCCCGCGCGCACGACGACCGCGTCCGCGCCGCTGGCGCGCACCGCCCACTCCCCCGCGGCGTGCGCGCGGCCGTGCGAACCCACGGGACGCAGCGGCGCCTCCACGGGCACCGGAGCGCCGGGGGCGTGACCGGCCACGACGTCGGCGGAGGAGACGTGCACGAGGCGCGCGCCGGTGCGGGCGCAGGCGGCCGCGAGCAGCTGCGCGCCCACCGCGTCGACGTCGAAGGCGTGGCCCGGGT encodes the following:
- a CDS encoding glycosyltransferase family 2 protein → MTPPRTGAGTADAAVRPHVTAVLVCHDGARWLPRTLAALAGSDRRPDVVVAVDAGSRDSSPVLLDAALLAAPVAGDRKVVDAVVTVPRRTPLGESVRRGLQTAAEVAADTLGAGAGVERAGAPGWVWLLHDDCAPEPAALDQLLAAVAAAPTIAVAGCKQRGWDDPHRLVEVGATVTPGGRRLTEVNAGDLDQGQLDGRGDVLVVSTAGMLVRADVLTELGGLDPALPLVGDDVDLCVRARRAGYRVSVVPSAVVRHAAALESGQREATALRGRWGRGLGAAAPRAGGPGGGLTCARRAHWLHTRLTEAPLALAPLLLVWVVLVTPLRAAVWLARRRPGYAWAELAALAHLLAHLHLVVRSRWRSRHVRAVPSAALRPLRPTRAQVLRDEVDAYRVRRALARRPDESADDDTVPLEALESGPVDDDLIDLDLGAGGPLKRVVRHPLTYLVPLLALLGAVPWLRGLLAPPVTAPEGEVAGGPAAGELWARALTDWRDVGVGTPAPADPATAVWATLTSTASLLGGDGWAGSDLATARGWVVALAPVLSLLAAWAAARTVVPRRLPVAALATTWAVLPATGLLGTPRAGTLLVHVLLPLLAVALLACLGRRPLRATAVTGLLATVVVALSPATWLPLLVAATVVGALGGWRARATWRAVLPVVGALLPAPLLAPWAVLVPAAPRLLLVDPVAADPSATALPTLVDLAPRARAVLWPAAGGSGAPDPVDVVVLVVVGLAVLAVCLAALLVVLSLSRARVPAAWAALGVGASALAAGALALWQAGLEPAVPASAAALAGLLVAALLLRDLHDPDRAPARRDTPARRRTWWLAGVAGAVVPTGVVAAAVAVAVLAPLPGATGGLPAAALVGSGSELATRTLVITERVPDGTAGRAGDEPAQAGALADEAAADEEPVQPPVLTWATTSGLPGPGQDSVARLVLDGVDRAGDARLATAVEALLGEPGTPAGSVAAALAQAGVGWVVLSGPEELETAVAQRAGLVRTAVTDGRSTWRVDAAAVRDAGAAEPARARIEDGDEPVVPLPLDGEAAAVPAGGEARVLVLAENAHPGWRATLDGAGLEPVRVAGWAQGFELPADGGRLELRGPTVRPDAVLLSLGAAVVVLLLLLWPAGPRPVRRWDGRRAVPRGPRARARTAE
- a CDS encoding WhiB family transcriptional regulator; this translates as MALPMTVHEVARGTAPADPTRTLEEMDEALRGAAARTLPPELVPVGDDLEALEEDDDDLDDAVDGLAGLDLPPGVLVHGGAVVLPLLPGGRPPAPDWKDRALCAETDPEAFFPEKGGSTREAKKVCSSCDVRAECLDFALGNDERFGIWGGLSERERRRLKKRVV
- the cofD gene encoding 2-phospho-L-lactate transferase, which translates into the protein MRVAALSGGVGGARFLRGLLGALRARDVAAEVTVVANTGDDITLHGLRVCPDLDTLMYTLGGGVDEAQGWGRDGDTGHVAAELAAYGAGPDWFTLGDRDVATHLVRTRMLGAGYTLSEVTRALCERWRPGVRLLPMSDQPVETHVVVRDPERRAVHLQEWWVRGHAETPAEGFPLLGLDRAVPAPGVLDALRGADVVLLPPSNPVVSLGPVLALPGVRDALRGTAAPVVGVAPVVGGRTVRGMAAACLAALDVPCTAAGVGGLLRDVLDAWLVDDADLGATRAALTPADHPDRADVAVHGTDLLMRDREGAVRLAGTALDVALGLHGATAGA
- a CDS encoding coenzyme F420-0:L-glutamate ligase, whose amino-acid sequence is MSGRVSGRASGRALRVVPLTGVGEVRTGDDLAGLLVAALRRAHHDLADGDVLAVSSKVVAKALGLWRADREAAVAAESRGVVAERETANGTTRIVRAAAGPVMAAAGVDASNTGPDAGGRVLVLPLDPDAEAARLRRDVAALTGARPGVVLTDTSGRPWRAGQTDFALGCAGLRPTDDLRGGIDADGAPLSVTVRAVADEVAAAAELVKGKADGVPAAVLTGLDHLVTAEDGPGAAGLVRFGPSDWFALGTVEAVRTALGCPPGTAGVPLAPAAPDPGGPGVLARAAAVAASGAAADGLVGTVRPDAAAGTVVVEGPDAVAVGRLAERVVVAARAEGLRCHVDAAPPASPGPTTTVAVVVRPVR
- a CDS encoding DNA-3-methyladenine glycosylase family protein — protein: MSDARAVREWRPGRPVDLAGTLGTLVRGSGDPSHRRAGAEGLWRATRTPDGAALLHVRVVAPLGLVLAEAWGPGRAWVLDGVPDLLGARDDGGEGGDGPGFADFRPRPEHRLLVEAWRARPGVRTPRSRAVVEALVWAALEQVVTGKEARRAVRLLVRRYGEPAPGAPALEGGPAAGMLVPPTPAQWLRVPTWEWLRAGVEGRRSAVVMRAARVAGRLEATLGGAAAEADRALRTLPGVGRWTSAEVRQRAHGDADAFSFDDYHVAKNVTWALTGHVLDDDACAEVIDCYAGHRYRVQRLLELAGVARPRRGPRFTLPTHTPAGSGGRS
- a CDS encoding lysylphosphatidylglycerol synthase domain-containing protein is translated as MRSRAFRLGFLGITVALAAVALALDGREFLLGVRRLGPASLVLALVFTVGNVLLSAAAWRSVLADLGSRLGAGPTAHVFLVGQLGKYLPGSLWHVVAQVELAADHGVSRRRSASATVVHVVVVFATALVLGVSGFALVPDLLPGGYSWVALLVVPLLVLLWPPVLNRVLARVLALARRPPLEHTISHRGAWRTTGLAFASWLSIGAQTVVLVSRVGDIGLSVRLVVLGVTAFALAWCVGFVTVISPAGAGAREAALVLMLSGVMSPGRALLVAVVSRVLMTAADLGLAGAALVVERRRSRAHRAASPPDAGGRT
- a CDS encoding glycosyltransferase family 2 protein, whose protein sequence is MDETTTGPHAPATAPQVLPGTPGAPGPAVERAVEEAVGRAVEQAFDDGPRRVTATVVLPCYNEQDHVLAEVERISAALEADGMSYELLVVDDASTDDTLEVLRAAQDRFPRMRLLPFRRNGGAGTARRIGTREARGEIVVWTDADMTYPNERIPELVRAVLDDPSIDQVVGARLTEEGTHKWARVPAKWFIRKFAETLTKQRIPDLNSGLRAFRREVALPYLRLLPPGFSCVTTLTISFLSNQHDIRYVPIEYRKRAGVSKFKFFRDAYRYLLQVLRMVMYFDPLRVLLPVSLGLLVLGGAKLVYDQFTALFSLADNTVLILLSGLLIGMMALLADLIVRSRDSP
- a CDS encoding TIGR03089 family protein, whose product is MSAPTPVPAPVDVPRLLHLLRVEPQPRLTWVSRDGERVELSGRVLVNWVAKTANLLGTDCGVGPHDVLRTALGPAWRAPVMWLAAWHLGLEVAAHGAGDVPADADADVWVVPEGADAPGGTPDVLVVPHAALAPAAADTRVGSHGWVDYAAEVRLHPDALPPGEAAAAAARAGEVRASGGARRLLDPEAGPEDVLGVWADGGSVVWHDGLGDDALERLAAQEHATP
- a CDS encoding SDR family oxidoreductase encodes the protein MDVLVVGASGLLGTDVVTALLEADHEVTGLGRAELDVRTLDPDDATALHHAVGGHEVVVDAAGLSPEAAHRHPGHAFDVDAVGAQLLAAACARTGARLVHVSSADVVAGHAPGAPVPVEAPLRPVGSHGRAHAAGEWAVRASGADAVVVRAGWLYGAHGECLPRRLARLGREVDALRVPAVWQGQPTWTADVARVVVGLLEQRVPAGVYPASAMGWTDRFGWALEVWESLGRDLDVLEPVEAAGPDGSGTGPEGHDHGPAEDREHGEDHEHDHGDDHDRGGADGHGAEVLGGTVEPEGWSVLAPQPLRRLGVEPIGPWRLRWQEAADEVLADL